CCAGCTAATCAATGATGTAACAGGGAAAACTTTAGCAGCAGCCGATTCTCGGAAAGTTGAAGGAAAGACTTTGACTGAGCGAGCTAATGCTGTTGGTACAGTAATTGCTAAAAAAGCTAAAGAAGCCGGAGTAGAAAAGGTGGTCTTTGACCGCGGAGGATATCGTTACCAGGGGACAGTAGCGTCACTAGCTGATAGTGCACGAGCTGGAGGTTTGGTATTTTAAAAAATTAAACTAAAAAATAATGTCAGAAACAAAACAGCAGGAAGCTACAACTGACTCAGTGTCAGAAGCAGAAGTGGCAACAGTCGCTTCGACCGATGCACCAGCTGTGCCTGAATCAGGAGAAAAAGGAACTGAACGAAACGGGCGCGGGCGCAGAGGTCAAGGAGGAAACGAAAGACGAGGTCAGCGTCGTCCCAGGCGTGGTGGTCGCCCAGAGAGGGTTCGCCCAGAATTTGATCAAAAAATTATCAGTATCCGTCGAGTTACTCGTGTGATGGCCGGTGGTCGTCGCTTCAGTTTTTCAGTGTCGATGGTGATTGGTGATAAGAAAGGTAAGGTTGGTGTTGGTATCGGTAAGGCTGGTGATACACAGCTAGCTATTGAAAAGGCGGTACGCGACGCTAAGAAGAACATGATTGTGGTGACTATGAACAAAGATAGTCATATTCCCCACGATGTACATACTAAGTATGCATCTAGTGAGGTGATGATTATGCCGGCTCCCGGTCGTGGGTTGGTGGCTGGATCTTCAGTGCGTACCGTACTCGAACACGCTGGAGTGAAGGATGTTACTGCAAAAATCTTTTCACGCAGTAAGAACAAACTTAACAACGCTCGTGCTGCAATCGAAGCACTTAAACTTCTAAGAAAAAACTAGTATGCAGTTACATGAACTAAAACCTACTTCCGTCAAAAAGACCGCCAAGCGTATTGGTCGGGGCGGAAAGCGAGGTAAGACTTCAGGTCGTGGTATGAAAGGGCAGACCGCCCGTGCTGGAAACAGTACTCGTCCAGAAATCCGCGAGCAGATCAAGAAGCTACCAAAGCTTCGAGGGCACGG
Above is a genomic segment from Candidatus Nomurabacteria bacterium containing:
- a CDS encoding 50S ribosomal protein L18, which translates into the protein MEKTQYKNTKRASRHNRIRAKVTGTAERPRLAVFRSNRFIYAQLINDVTGKTLAAADSRKVEGKTLTERANAVGTVIAKKAKEAGVEKVVFDRGGYRYQGTVASLADSARAGGLVF
- a CDS encoding 30S ribosomal protein S5, whose translation is MSETKQQEATTDSVSEAEVATVASTDAPAVPESGEKGTERNGRGRRGQGGNERRGQRRPRRGGRPERVRPEFDQKIISIRRVTRVMAGGRRFSFSVSMVIGDKKGKVGVGIGKAGDTQLAIEKAVRDAKKNMIVVTMNKDSHIPHDVHTKYASSEVMIMPAPGRGLVAGSSVRTVLEHAGVKDVTAKIFSRSKNKLNNARAAIEALKLLRKN